From the Pomacea canaliculata isolate SZHN2017 linkage group LG4, ASM307304v1, whole genome shotgun sequence genome, one window contains:
- the LOC112562426 gene encoding uncharacterized protein LOC112562426 — translation MYLVVQFTNEKEIALIPSTWLDGDSCAKWPPYKNPDKINKAVKDKLLPESNWKSYPIEGLFGNSSYEKAWKWLKEETERNEMKPIQSQEPDLDMHVVKIEHGSDLALQPDTSDTIAFDPRQRQPSTTNVESIDGKEDQEDPPPYKRPRKANWSNKEIWMLLEEVRLEKECLMSSLGNEITNRKKAAVWQRIADKLAASCSTEHRSLVSVREKWGTLKSEAQRRRDKRKSTESGAVKYCEYDNVIFEILGEGSNLTDGIDGGTDMFSLRTSTNCSDNPSVTVTSDRVTCIENDQLSLKDIPSTSFATENSVKLVEGEMADSSQRKPSMDTRRDDCKEDTGFCMKQEDCSEEESDTFYQTQKRGKLTPSGTSDVLKSSPSPAEEEVKKKNGSFPSFSHITFDSSQQSTSTITPCVHSSIFPSTSWTTSSSISSNEDGMQSRFLFLLEELCDEVKVMRSEVKKALKVMEYIRNNTSGTMDQVKLPEGYEFPLASVKEAERLDADLKADAEKRRHLEHYLAMLGGFNLRSALKAILSALFSTQLARQYNYNGLKGKKGLKSLNSIMQIIYTAVRKHFQDATEADIRVHLSKWLSTARDRDYGRRERNNKRHRVEKAINERGSAQESS, via the exons aTGTACCTGGTGGTTcaatttacaaatgaaaaggagaTAGCTTTGATTCCAAGCACCTGGCTTGATGGCGACAGTTGTGCAAAGTGGCCACCATACAAAAACCCTGATAAGATCAATAAAGCTGTCAAAGATAAACTCTTGCCTGAAAGCAACTGGAAATCATATCCTATAGAAGGGTTATTTGGAAACT CAAGCTATGAAAAGGCCTGGAAATGGCTGAAGGAGGAGAccgaaagaaatgaaatgaaacccATCCAAAGTCAGGAACCAGATCTGGATATGCATGTCGTGAAAATAGAACATGG GAGTGATTTGGCTTTGCAACCTGACACTTCAGACACCATAGCATTTGATCCAAGGCAGCGCCAGCCGAGCACCACTAATGTAGAAT CAATCGATGGTAAGGAAGATCAAGAAGATCCACCACCATATAAGAGACCAAGAAAGGCGAACTGGTCAAACAAAGAAATCTGGATGTTGTTAGAAGAG GTGAGATTGGAAAAAGAGTGTTTAATGAGTTCACTGGGAAATGAAATAACCAACAGAAAGAAGGCTGCAGTATGGCAGCGAATTGCAGATAAACTTGCTGCTTCTTGCAGCACAGAACATCGAAGTCTTGTAAGTGTAAGAGAGAAGTGGGGGACTTTGAAGTCAGAGGCGCAACGAAGGCgtgacaaaagaaaatccacAGAAAGTGGTGCTGTAAAATACTGCGAATATGACAACGTCATATTCGAAATTTTAGGTGAAGGATCAAACCTTACTGATGGCATAGATG GTGGAACAGATATGTTCAGCTTAAGAACAAGCACAAATTGCTCAG ATAATCCTTCAGTGACTGTCACTAGCGATAGGGTAACTTGCATCGAAAATGATCAACTGTCATTGaagg ACATTCCATCAACCTCATTTGCCACCGAAAATTCTGTCAAGCTGGTGGAAGGCGAAATGGCAGACAGTTCACAAA GGAAACCTTCAATGGATACTAGGAGAG ATGACTGCAAAGAGGACACTGGATTCTGTATGAAACAAGAGGATTGCTCTGAAGAAGAATCTGACACATTCTACCAGACTCAGAAGAGAGGGAAGCTAACTCCCAGTGGAACCAG TGACGTACTTAAATCTTCTCCATCACCAGCAGAAGaggaagtgaagaaaaagaacggGTCATTTCCTTCTTTTAGTCACATTACCTTTGATAGTTCTCAGCAGTCAACATCCACCATAACCCCTTGTGTGCATTCTTCCATTTTTCCAAGCACCTCCTGGACCACTTCAAGCAGCATCAGTTCCAATGAAG ATGGAATGCAATCAAGATTCCTTTTTCTTCTGGAAGAGCTGTGTGATGAAGTAAAGGTCATGCGAAGTGAGGTTAAAAAAGCATTGAAAGTAATGGAATATATTAGAAACAACACTTCAGGGACAATGGATCAGGTTAAACTACCAGAAGGTTATGAATTCCCCTTGGCATCGGTCAAAGAAGCTGAAAGGTTGGATGCAGATCTCAAAGCTGATGCAGAAAAGAGAAGACATCTC gaacACTATTTAGCAATGCTTGGAGGTTTTAATTTGAGGTCAGCATTGAaagccatcctgtcagctttaTTCTCCACGCAGCTTGCACGACAGTATAATTATAATGGCTTGAAGGGCAAGAAGGGATTAAAGAGCCTGAATTCAATCATGCAGATAATTTACA cTGCTGTTAGAAAACATTTCCAGGATGCCACTGAGGCTGATATTCGTGTCCATTTGTCAAAGTGGCTGAGTACTGCCAGAGACCGGGACTATGGAAGAAGAGAACGCAATAATAAACGTCATAGGGTGGAAAAGGCCATCAATGAAAGAGGTTCAGCACAGGAGAGTAGCTAA
- the LOC112562715 gene encoding uncharacterized protein LOC112562715 has translation MKYLALLVLVVVALTSVEAGRGRGGRGGRGGQEGRRGHGGHHGGCHRWTRDNPRGEYFLWTVSSTQENGLLRTEEVEAFAPAGNNTVYKWSRLRGNRPMGQGPIKILYDYSVSPPIVAYGVFARRRSLCVILTPDVDTYDDLLSSLRGLNLSNVQLADNNDDVRVNVAAVEMSNTSGVSAAARSMCQGYCGSRDVTYYSVEAVSPDDDDDDDDDAPTPLLRLWLFELGRGARSPSAAFRNCSSSDASHAGCSASSAASRPLQIVGPGAREDKIDDKADFSGESETKACSCTDEEARELPTGFQHSFT, from the exons atgaaGTACCTCGCTCTTCTCGTTCTTGTCGTCGTTGCGTTAACGTCGGTGGAGGCTGGTCGAGGTCGTGGTGGTCGCGGTGGTCGAGGTGGACAAGAAGGGCGTCGCGGTCATGGAGGTCATCACGGCGGCTGTCACAGATGG ACTCGAGACAATCCCCGAGGCGAATACTTCTTATGGACTGTGTCAAGTACCCAAGAAAATGGACTTCTGCGAACAGAGGAAGTGGAGGCTTTTGCCCCAGCTGGCAACAACACCGTGTACAAGTGGTCCAGACTTCGCGGTAACAGACCGATGGGCCAAGGACCCATCAAGATTCTCTACGACTACTCCGTGTCTCCTCCA aTCGTGGCCTATGGCGTCTTCGCTCGTAGGAGATCTTTGTGCGTTATCCTAACACCCGACGTGGACACCTACGATGACCTGCTGTCGTCACTGCGGGGTCTGAAT CTATCCAACGTTCAGCTCGCGGATAATAATGACGATGTGAGAGTCAACGTCGCAGCCGTGGAGATGAGTAACACTTCCGGTGTGTCAGCAGCTGCCAGAAGCATGTGCCAGGGTTATTGtgggagccgtgacgtcacttACTACTCAGTGGAAGCTG TGTCCccagatgatgacgacgacgatgatgacgacgcaCCGACACCCCTCCTGCGCCTGTGGTTATTCGAACTGGGTAGAGGAGCCCGGTCGCCGTCAGCGGCCTTCCGGAACTGCTCGAGTTCCGACGCGAGTCACGCCGGATGTTCCGCCAGCAGCGCCGCGAGCAGGCCGCTGCAGATCGTCGGACCAGGGGCCAGGGAAGACAAGATAGACGACAAGGCAGATTTCAGTGGAGAGAGTGAAACAAAGGCTTGCAGCTGCACAGATGAAGAGGCGAGAGAGCTGCCAACAGGGTTTCAACATTCATTCACCTGA